In Maridesulfovibrio ferrireducens, one genomic interval encodes:
- a CDS encoding zinc ribbon domain-containing protein yields MYEKQVEQLVVLQKVDDDILLLEAEIDQAPKDVAALESRHASLEKRKEQLEEKLALLKEQQKKLEFEIEEDGVKVKKSKSKLMLVGTTKEYHAMMREMDSLEKLNRLREEEKITVLEETTRQNEMYEENNTKIEALNVELGEKRVGLKAKLTSAQSKLDKLNRQRGKCGLVVPAPILGRYEFIRSRLAHPVIVPVIDSFCTGCNIMIPPQVYNSLQEGKQIISCPNCQRLTYWIPSEPEPEPVKPEKPKRASKAKKAVKK; encoded by the coding sequence ATGTATGAAAAACAGGTAGAACAGCTTGTAGTTTTGCAGAAGGTTGATGATGACATTCTTCTTCTTGAAGCAGAAATCGACCAGGCTCCCAAGGATGTGGCAGCTTTAGAATCTCGTCATGCTTCGCTTGAAAAGCGTAAAGAACAGCTTGAAGAGAAACTTGCCCTTCTTAAAGAGCAGCAGAAAAAGCTCGAATTTGAAATCGAAGAAGACGGCGTAAAAGTTAAGAAGAGCAAAAGTAAGTTGATGCTGGTTGGCACAACTAAAGAATATCATGCAATGATGCGTGAAATGGACAGCCTCGAAAAGCTCAACAGATTGCGCGAAGAAGAAAAGATAACCGTTCTTGAAGAAACAACTCGTCAGAACGAAATGTATGAAGAAAACAATACGAAGATCGAAGCTTTGAATGTTGAGCTTGGCGAGAAACGTGTTGGACTCAAAGCTAAGCTCACAAGTGCTCAGAGTAAGCTTGATAAGCTGAACAGGCAGAGAGGCAAGTGCGGACTGGTTGTACCGGCGCCTATCCTCGGCAGATATGAATTTATCCGCTCACGCCTTGCTCATCCGGTAATTGTTCCCGTTATTGATTCCTTTTGTACCGGGTGTAATATCATGATTCCTCCTCAGGTTTACAATAGCCTGCAAGAAGGAAAACAGATTATCAGCTGCCCTAACTGTCAGCGCTTGACTTACTGGATACCTAGTGAGCCTGAGCCTGAACCTGTTAAGCCTGAAAAGCCTAAAAGAGCTTCAAAGGCGAAAAAAGCTGTTAAAAAATAA
- a CDS encoding glycosyltransferase yields MEVSAIENYWDGIDCSVRPKLLLGSVGGKHLLETGIRCLESDPQLAVEILLAAYAANPFDGNTAQQLLNIETLVSFFPMSVARCISAVAENWARPDNISYFLRITSKRDNRKISSYILSCIEKEPHNLFWIQQGLIYAGASSDFDFGVKLLSAEFSSELKPAVNAAKSFFLFMSGDNVQSFKSLRSASESFGIENFANLAASVALALDDRESAVSLLSGSVQVQPWRSSETLRLHDLVRGLDVQKVQLAGSVAILLYSFNKFEELDATLGSLHRSELNDSKIFMLDNGSSDSTAEVLDRWQQEFGDRMVRIDLPVNVGAAAARNWLMNEPEVKECDFAVYLDDDVEVQPDWLMYLGSAVQEYPDAGVWGCKVVDYISPAVMQSVDLHLIQPPGEEGAGPEVDLTRIAPNPFKVSDLHHQVLDGGYFDYMRPCASVTGCCHMFRTEKLLDNGGFSLFLSPSQYDDMEHDLRSCLKGEFAVYQGHLRILHRKNTGAASRVSVMQEGNALGNKYKMQAMHPRSEILGIMADEERLLQRDLEKKIKYLAENGFLESLLPESDTEE; encoded by the coding sequence ATGGAAGTATCCGCTATTGAAAATTATTGGGACGGAATAGACTGTTCCGTCCGGCCGAAGTTGCTTTTAGGTTCAGTCGGTGGAAAACATTTATTAGAAACCGGAATACGGTGTCTGGAATCAGATCCACAGCTTGCGGTTGAAATTCTGCTCGCGGCATATGCTGCGAACCCTTTTGACGGTAATACTGCGCAGCAGCTTTTGAATATTGAAACGCTTGTTTCTTTTTTTCCTATGTCTGTTGCTCGATGTATTTCAGCTGTTGCTGAAAACTGGGCACGACCGGATAATATTTCTTATTTTTTACGAATCACTTCCAAGCGAGACAACCGGAAAATCAGCTCTTATATTCTTTCCTGTATTGAGAAAGAACCGCATAATTTATTCTGGATTCAGCAGGGCCTTATCTATGCCGGAGCCAGTTCTGATTTTGATTTCGGCGTAAAATTACTTTCCGCGGAATTCAGTTCTGAACTTAAGCCTGCTGTTAATGCGGCCAAATCATTTTTTCTTTTTATGTCCGGGGATAATGTTCAGTCCTTCAAGTCCTTGCGTTCCGCTTCCGAGTCCTTCGGTATTGAAAATTTTGCAAACTTAGCCGCTTCCGTTGCTTTGGCTCTTGATGACCGGGAGTCTGCCGTGAGCCTTCTTTCCGGTTCTGTGCAGGTTCAGCCTTGGCGAAGTTCCGAGACTTTGCGTTTGCACGATCTGGTGCGCGGTTTAGATGTTCAAAAGGTGCAACTTGCCGGCAGTGTTGCAATACTTTTATATTCTTTCAATAAATTTGAGGAGCTGGATGCAACCCTTGGGTCTTTGCATCGCTCTGAATTAAATGATTCCAAAATTTTTATGCTTGATAACGGCTCAAGCGATTCCACTGCTGAAGTTCTTGATCGCTGGCAACAGGAATTCGGGGACCGGATGGTCCGTATTGATCTGCCTGTTAATGTCGGAGCCGCTGCTGCGCGGAACTGGCTGATGAATGAGCCTGAAGTCAAAGAATGCGACTTTGCGGTTTATCTTGATGATGATGTGGAAGTTCAGCCGGACTGGCTTATGTATCTCGGGTCCGCTGTTCAGGAATATCCTGATGCCGGAGTCTGGGGTTGCAAGGTTGTTGATTATATTTCGCCTGCGGTAATGCAGTCCGTTGATTTGCATCTTATTCAGCCGCCGGGAGAGGAAGGAGCCGGACCGGAAGTTGATTTGACCAGAATTGCTCCTAATCCGTTTAAAGTTTCCGATCTTCACCACCAAGTGCTTGATGGTGGGTATTTCGATTACATGCGTCCCTGTGCTTCCGTCACGGGGTGCTGCCACATGTTCAGAACCGAGAAGCTTCTTGACAACGGGGGCTTTTCCCTGTTCCTTTCTCCGTCTCAATACGATGATATGGAACATGATCTGCGAAGTTGTCTTAAAGGCGAGTTTGCCGTGTATCAAGGGCATCTTCGTATACTGCATCGGAAAAATACCGGCGCGGCAAGCCGTGTTTCCGTTATGCAGGAAGGAAATGCACTTGGTAATAAATATAAAATGCAGGCCATGCACCCACGAAGTGAAATATTGGGAATTATGGCTGATGAAGAAAGGCTTCTTCAGCGTGACCTTGAGAAAAAGATTAAATATCTGGCAGAGAATGGCTTTTTAGAAAGCCTGTTGCCGGAATCCGATACGGAGGAATAA
- a CDS encoding CPBP family intramembrane glutamic endopeptidase, which translates to MNIKNKSLIFIITAIPFYLNDFSNIFINAELPWLLIDYSLKLIPLCLIFYMIVKKNLSLKDLGLTALSPIKFILWTIGITLLGLCLDEPGFAIWSKILPSFKLGTIPIGPGSPLYTLDMTVGLMLVAIAEEIIFRGLAFTMLKEKGFSPAAIFIISGIAFGLIHWSAGPVAVVATALTGTGLMICMWKTKSILPTIVAHYIINYLSFSGLASNLWGI; encoded by the coding sequence GTGAATATCAAAAACAAATCTCTCATTTTCATTATCACAGCTATCCCGTTCTATCTTAACGACTTTTCAAATATTTTTATTAATGCCGAACTGCCGTGGCTTCTCATCGATTATTCACTTAAATTAATCCCGCTGTGTTTAATTTTCTACATGATCGTAAAAAAAAATCTGAGCCTGAAAGATTTAGGTTTAACTGCCCTTTCACCAATAAAATTTATTTTATGGACCATAGGAATTACACTTCTTGGACTTTGCCTTGATGAACCGGGATTTGCAATCTGGAGCAAAATACTGCCATCCTTCAAACTTGGTACAATCCCCATAGGACCGGGTTCTCCGCTATACACGCTTGATATGACGGTTGGCCTCATGCTTGTGGCGATTGCAGAAGAAATAATATTTCGTGGACTAGCCTTCACTATGCTCAAAGAAAAAGGATTTTCACCCGCCGCAATATTCATAATTTCCGGCATAGCCTTCGGTTTAATCCATTGGTCCGCCGGACCTGTTGCAGTTGTTGCCACCGCCCTCACAGGGACTGGACTTATGATCTGCATGTGGAAAACTAAATCAATCCTGCCTACCATCGTTGCTCATTATATTATAAACTATCTGTCCTTTTCAGGGCTGGCTTCGAACTTATGGGGAATATAA
- a CDS encoding Nif3-like dinuclear metal center hexameric protein has product MKTSNVISLIETLAPSGFAASWDNCGVQVAGPEKEIRKVAVALDPLPQVVSDALEWGADFILTHHPLAIDQKLPAELGWFRDVMKQVLCADVTLCAAHTSLDVQFRGVVSWLGRELELSELKVLDPVAKDDSGEILGYGCIGDLESALPFEDFVERVAQATGCEVVALCGPAPEKVRRVAMCPGSGSSFMSKAFAQGADVFITGDVKYHPAQESVGAVLDVGHFSLEEEMMRRFSVVLGQKLENGIEVKFFNGHNPFAYHLLGKGVCKSSAGLL; this is encoded by the coding sequence ATGAAAACATCGAATGTCATCAGTCTTATCGAAACGCTTGCACCCTCAGGCTTTGCTGCATCGTGGGACAACTGCGGTGTGCAGGTTGCCGGGCCTGAGAAAGAAATCAGAAAGGTGGCAGTGGCTCTTGATCCTCTGCCGCAGGTTGTTTCTGATGCCTTGGAATGGGGCGCGGATTTTATTTTGACGCATCATCCATTGGCTATAGACCAGAAGCTTCCTGCTGAACTTGGCTGGTTTCGTGATGTGATGAAACAGGTGCTTTGCGCAGATGTAACTCTTTGTGCCGCACACACATCACTTGATGTGCAGTTTCGTGGAGTTGTTTCATGGCTTGGACGTGAACTTGAGCTTTCGGAACTAAAGGTTCTTGATCCTGTTGCAAAAGATGATTCGGGTGAAATTCTCGGGTATGGTTGCATAGGTGATCTTGAATCTGCTTTGCCTTTTGAAGATTTTGTAGAGCGGGTAGCTCAGGCTACGGGATGTGAGGTTGTCGCTCTTTGCGGGCCTGCTCCTGAAAAAGTCAGAAGAGTTGCCATGTGCCCCGGTTCAGGGTCATCGTTTATGAGTAAGGCTTTTGCACAGGGTGCGGATGTTTTTATTACCGGCGATGTTAAATATCATCCGGCACAGGAAAGTGTCGGAGCCGTTCTCGATGTGGGGCATTTTTCTCTTGAAGAGGAGATGATGCGTCGCTTTTCTGTGGTTTTAGGGCAGAAGTTAGAAAACGGAATTGAAGTAAAATTTTTTAACGGGCACAATCCTTTTGCATATCATTTGCTGGGGAAGGGTGTCTGTAAGTCCTCGGCAGGACTTTTATAG
- the rfaE2 gene encoding D-glycero-beta-D-manno-heptose 1-phosphate adenylyltransferase produces the protein MPEKLNIDLNSPKILSVDEFEKIRSNIGADQKIVFTNGCFDILHAGHVDLLARAKEQGDILVLGLNSDQSVHSIKGEKRPVISQQQRAFVLAGLASLDFVIFFDEDTPYELIKKVQPDVLVKGGDWTVDNIVGRDIVEGRGGVVLSLPLLPGYSTTSVIRFIRENEVE, from the coding sequence TTGCCGGAAAAATTAAATATTGATCTTAACAGCCCGAAGATACTCTCTGTTGATGAGTTTGAAAAGATCAGATCAAACATTGGTGCGGATCAAAAAATAGTTTTCACCAACGGGTGTTTTGATATCCTTCATGCCGGACATGTTGACCTGCTTGCACGGGCAAAAGAGCAAGGTGATATTCTTGTTTTGGGGTTGAACAGTGACCAATCTGTACATTCCATTAAAGGTGAAAAAAGGCCTGTTATTTCTCAGCAGCAAAGGGCGTTTGTTTTAGCCGGGCTTGCCAGCCTTGATTTTGTAATATTTTTTGACGAAGATACTCCCTATGAATTAATTAAAAAAGTTCAGCCCGATGTGCTTGTTAAAGGCGGCGACTGGACTGTTGATAATATTGTCGGGCGGGATATAGTTGAAGGACGGGGCGGCGTTGTGCTTAGTCTTCCCTTGCTTCCCGGATATTCTACTACCTCTGTCATCCGCTTTATCAGAGAGAATGAGGTTGAATAG
- a CDS encoding glycosyltransferase encodes MFGKSIPVFCYHAVCEEDGHSPETFAAHLDTIVEMGFKTISASHLYDICLGRRKLDKKYVVLTFDDCHISNWLNVVPMLEERGMTGVFFAVSDFIGEGKIRSKSDVPEILPIREAFIKALSEKDTSQFMNEAELKSLVHDKGMEVYAHTCNHQGCFKDFRSCGNFSADSHWSTWGIYRRFNPKLSVFDNGSAFAYNGFWPIFRKGRVLFKKRTDEERRQFCREDFSRCMEKIKEINGAKRQFLCWPWGHFDSLSMQEASACGFEGTFTLERSANMLGTDPMRINRIGVGSSKDAAWIRKRLLMYSNEAVALGCFKFFSKKNDIGRVLYITDTGKLSGGSRQLINSAKAMRSAGMDVVAVLPPESALIAELENIGAEVVVLDDFKNLFTAANFLSDLISEKNIDVVHTYHNRAVKIACIAKGLSLFGRKKFKLFFNRGVIYKPNPLAPIFSMIGNGYICNSVKCRDVLLKHGVPSKRAHVVYNSFTGGGRKPRRSVTTSVIYVGNSGYAKGPDVFIKAVDTLLSQDSCEGVRFVAVGLEDLSAYKDIVSPATLERIECPGYVSHDDTVRLLATSHIYVMSSRQESMPNTLIEAFDAGLATVCTDAGGTSELIRDGVNGFMCPVEDVSAISDAIKKLIEDGDLRKNMGRLNRKIVRILMSNSAKSRALLGVYSSYTKDEPKTDPLDIDTIMEE; translated from the coding sequence ATGTTTGGTAAGAGTATACCTGTTTTTTGTTATCATGCCGTCTGCGAAGAAGACGGTCATTCGCCTGAAACCTTTGCTGCTCATCTCGATACTATTGTTGAGATGGGATTTAAAACTATCAGTGCGAGTCACCTGTATGACATATGTTTGGGTCGGCGTAAGCTCGATAAAAAATATGTAGTTCTTACTTTTGATGACTGCCACATCAGTAATTGGCTGAATGTTGTTCCTATGCTCGAAGAGCGTGGAATGACCGGAGTCTTTTTTGCTGTCAGTGATTTTATCGGTGAGGGAAAAATTCGATCAAAATCGGATGTTCCTGAAATCCTGCCTATACGCGAAGCTTTCATCAAAGCCTTATCCGAAAAAGACACCTCACAATTCATGAATGAAGCTGAACTTAAATCTCTTGTCCACGACAAGGGAATGGAAGTTTATGCTCATACCTGCAATCATCAGGGATGCTTTAAAGATTTTCGGTCCTGCGGTAATTTTTCTGCTGATTCCCATTGGTCCACTTGGGGTATTTATCGCAGATTTAATCCAAAACTTTCTGTTTTTGATAATGGCAGTGCTTTTGCGTACAATGGTTTCTGGCCTATTTTCCGTAAAGGGCGTGTGCTTTTCAAAAAGCGCACCGATGAGGAAAGAAGACAGTTCTGTCGAGAAGATTTCAGCCGTTGTATGGAAAAAATTAAAGAAATAAATGGGGCAAAGCGTCAATTTTTGTGCTGGCCTTGGGGACACTTTGATTCTCTTTCCATGCAGGAAGCTTCGGCTTGCGGTTTTGAAGGAACTTTCACGCTAGAGCGGTCTGCTAACATGCTTGGAACTGATCCCATGCGTATTAACCGCATAGGTGTCGGATCAAGTAAAGACGCTGCGTGGATTCGCAAACGTCTTCTCATGTATTCGAACGAAGCGGTTGCTCTGGGATGTTTTAAATTTTTCAGCAAGAAAAACGATATCGGCCGGGTTTTATATATTACTGATACCGGAAAACTTTCCGGCGGCAGCAGACAGCTTATCAATAGTGCCAAAGCAATGCGCTCGGCAGGTATGGACGTTGTGGCAGTGTTGCCGCCAGAGTCCGCTCTTATTGCTGAACTGGAAAATATCGGAGCCGAAGTCGTTGTACTTGATGACTTTAAGAATCTGTTTACAGCGGCGAACTTCCTCTCTGATCTTATTTCTGAAAAGAATATAGATGTCGTTCACACTTATCATAATCGGGCTGTTAAAATTGCGTGTATTGCAAAAGGGTTGTCTCTGTTCGGAAGGAAGAAGTTCAAACTCTTTTTTAATCGGGGCGTAATTTATAAGCCGAATCCGCTCGCTCCTATTTTTTCAATGATAGGTAACGGATATATTTGTAATTCCGTGAAATGCCGTGATGTGCTTTTGAAACATGGAGTTCCTTCCAAAAGGGCGCATGTTGTGTACAACTCCTTTACTGGAGGTGGGCGTAAGCCCCGTCGTTCCGTTACTACATCTGTTATCTATGTAGGTAACTCAGGGTACGCAAAAGGGCCTGACGTTTTCATCAAAGCTGTTGATACTCTCCTTTCACAAGATTCGTGCGAAGGCGTGCGTTTTGTAGCTGTAGGCCTAGAAGACCTTTCAGCTTATAAAGATATCGTTTCGCCTGCGACGCTTGAGCGTATTGAATGTCCGGGCTACGTCAGTCATGACGATACGGTTCGTTTACTCGCTACTTCTCATATTTACGTTATGAGTTCCCGTCAGGAATCAATGCCGAATACGCTCATTGAAGCTTTTGACGCAGGACTTGCCACGGTGTGTACTGATGCCGGTGGAACTTCCGAGCTTATCCGTGACGGGGTGAACGGTTTTATGTGTCCTGTCGAAGATGTTTCTGCCATTTCTGACGCAATTAAAAAATTGATAGAGGATGGCGATCTCCGCAAAAACATGGGCAGACTGAATCGTAAAATTGTCAGAATCCTTATGAGTAACTCCGCAAAGTCACGCGCTCTACTCGGTGTTTACAGTTCTTACACTAAGGATGAGCCGAAGACCGACCCTCTTGATATTGACACTATTATGGAAGAATAG
- a CDS encoding YkgJ family cysteine cluster protein, translated as MSDHDKTQDFLNNLPELEAGKTFAFSCHPGISCFNACCGDLNLMLTPYDVLRLRKELGHDSKKFIHNHVDISRTPGIGFPMTKLRMLDNSKRSCPFVRDEGCSVYPNRPGACRTYPLGRASRMGEEGEMIEQFFIVKEPHCRGFEEEKEWTSDEWLKDQGLEDYNEVNDRYMRIMTRARKAGVVLDDKKLNMVFLALYQVDNFTNFVRDMNVFARLEVSEERQAAILSDEEECLNFALDWVELIVLGSSENLQPKK; from the coding sequence ATGTCTGATCACGATAAGACCCAAGATTTTTTGAATAATTTGCCAGAACTTGAAGCCGGCAAAACTTTTGCTTTTTCATGTCATCCCGGAATTTCCTGTTTCAACGCTTGTTGCGGCGACTTGAACTTGATGCTCACTCCCTATGACGTGCTCAGACTGCGTAAGGAACTTGGTCATGATAGCAAAAAATTTATTCATAACCACGTAGATATCAGCCGCACTCCCGGTATTGGTTTTCCCATGACTAAGCTCCGTATGCTGGATAATTCAAAGCGCAGTTGTCCTTTTGTGCGTGATGAAGGTTGTTCTGTTTATCCGAACAGACCCGGTGCATGCCGTACTTATCCACTGGGCAGAGCTTCCAGAATGGGTGAAGAAGGCGAGATGATCGAGCAGTTTTTTATTGTAAAAGAACCACACTGTCGCGGGTTTGAAGAAGAAAAAGAATGGACCAGCGATGAGTGGCTGAAAGATCAGGGCCTTGAAGATTACAACGAAGTTAATGACCGCTACATGCGCATCATGACCCGTGCCCGCAAGGCCGGAGTTGTTCTTGATGATAAAAAACTGAATATGGTTTTTCTTGCACTGTATCAGGTTGATAATTTTACGAATTTTGTAAGAGATATGAATGTATTTGCCAGACTTGAAGTCTCTGAAGAAAGACAGGCTGCCATTCTCAGCGATGAGGAAGAATGTCTTAATTTCGCCCTCGACTGGGTGGAACTTATTGTTCTCGGTTCTTCTGAGAATTTACAGCCTAAGAAATAG